In Gammaproteobacteria bacterium, the DNA window GAATAGGACCGCCGTTGACCTGCGCTTGCGCTGCTCGGGCTTGTTCCCGCGCCTGACCCGCACTGGCCAGCGCAGCGGCCAGCGTACTGGCAGCCGCGTCGCGGTTCGCTTGTGCGGTCTGCGCGATAGCGCGAAAGCTGATCAACGTTTCTTTCGATACAAAACCCTGATCGGCGAGATCGGTTTGACGCGCTAGATCGGATTGCGCCTTAGCCAACGCAGTTTCCGCCGCTTGCAGTTGGGCGCGCGCTGCTTCAGTATCGGACTGGCGCTGCGTCACGCCGGCTTGCGCCGCGAGGGCGCTGCTGGCCAACCCACGCGCGCCGCGCACGGCTTTAGCAAGATCAGCTTCGGCCTGGGCCAACGCGATTCGGGCATCGCTGTCATCCAGTTCGACCAATACATCGCCTTGTTGTACCTGCTGGCCGGTTTGTACATAGATCGCTTTGACCATCCCGGAAGTCAACGCACTGATTTGGGCCATGTCGGCCCCGGTATAGGCGTCGTCCGTCGTAGCCCGCCAGCGAGCGATGAGCCACCACCAAGCGATGAACGCAACGGCTGCGAGCACAACCACGAGCGCAATGAAGGTCAAGGCGCGCGCGCGGCGGCGGGCCAGCGCGGCGGCGGAAGTATCGGTGGGTTCAGACAGAGATGAAGGCTCCGATAGCGATGTGACAGTTTTCGAATCGTTCATACGATATCCGCAAGAAAGTCAGATTGTGAATGATATCCGATACCGATGTGGAGCCTACCATGACAATTCACACTTTAAAGGACACATTATTTCCTCCTGTAAATTTTCCTGTGATGCTCTATGCGTTTGAAACTAACCGCAAGTTTGACGGATCATTCGCGGCTTCTTGAGGAAACCAGACAGAATCCCATTCATTATTGAGTTCGATCACCTTTAAAATGCCTAAACTTCGACTTCCTGCAGGACGCCAACTCATCCCTTTTTTCTTCTGACGACGTCCGATAACTTGATCACAGCCTTTCTCGATAGAACCACTTCCGATGGGTTTGCCTGCAATCTGACGACTTCGATAATCGATAATTTCATGCTGATGTTTTTCAAGATAATTGATCAGTTCAAGATGCTTTTCTGCATTTTTGGGTTGCACCTGCTCGACTAAGTAATTCAAAACCGTGACAACATCACCACGCCAGAGGTGATAGAACATAAACTTTAGATGCTGATTCTTCTCATCCTTATTCAAGGCAATCATACTCATTAAATCACGAATTTTTTTACCAAGATGGTACCAATCCAGGATAATCAGCACGGTGATACCAAATACCGCCCAAAGATGCTCACGAATGATTTTTGCGCCATCTGTAATCGCGATAATCGGCAATGGCTTTTCTTCTTTCCCATAATCTTCAATCACCCGGCTTTTCAGAATATCAGCAACCGGAATGATCGCTTTCCCCTGTCGATCAATCGGTGCGGTCAGGTATTCAAGATCGCCGTCTTTATTTTCAAAGAGAATGACGTCACTCGATACGGCAGACGTCTTCTTCGGTGCGGATTTCTCTGGCACTTCTTCCTTTATAACTGATTGTTTTCTTATACGATTTTCTTTCTGACCACGGACTTGAATGGCATCTTCGAAAATCAGAATTTCCCGACTTTCTGGGTCGTAAATATCAACATCAGGGTCAATGTTGATGACAGAACCACTCGTCTTCGATAAGGTTTCTTCCACTTGCGCGACGCACGCTTGACTGAGCGCTTGCGCCTTTTCAACCACCACATGGTGGATTTTTTGGTCACTGAGTTGTCGGAACCCGGTGACCCTCTCTATTAAATCGGATACATCGATATAGCTTAAGCGATTGCTATAATAAGCGGAGAATTCTTTTAACCGATCACTCACATAATCTTCCTGAAATTGATCCGTCAAATCAAAGTAGGTTCGATGAGGCAAACTAGGGTATTCTCGATCAATAAATCGCTGAAGTCTAAATTCAAAAGGTCCATGAAGCGTCTTAATCTTGATGGGTGTTGTCCCATTGCAAATCAAGTCTTTTTTTTATCCTGAATAAAGATGTTTTGAGCCGCTTCTAACAAATCAGCCTGAAGATCCGGTAGTGCATTTTTCTTAAATTCTTCAACTGCACCTTCAATACAATGCAAGCTTTGATTTCTCCAATCCAAAGAATATGTTCGTGTGGATCGATGATCAATAATACGACCTTCATCATCACGAAGAATCAATTCAACGGTCGGCATGGCGCTTCTCCAGATCAAAGAGGAGGCGTGGTTTTTTACAGAATTTCTGGACGCATCCTCAGCCGCCGCCCGATCGGCAGCCTTCCATGGATTTCGCCCTTTTTCAAAATCAATCAATGCCCTAATAGGCCGGCTCCAAAAGAGTTCTTGAAAAAGCAAAAAGTTAGATATCAGTATACCCTATGGTTTGTCTATCACAGGAAAATTTACAGGACCCATTATTTTGAATGACTTTCGTCATTCCACTAGAACCCGAAACGATGTGACCACAGGATGACTCTTGCCACTGTTGACGATAGCGATGCCCGCCTAAAGTACATCTAACGGCGGTCGTTCGTAACTGCCGAACACAACGATTGAAGGAGTGCTCCCATGAGCAAGATCGACACTGCGGTAGCCGTCTACGACGCGCGCGAACAGGCTGAGGAAGCGGTTCGAGAACTGGCTAAATCCGGGTTCGACATGAAGACGATTTCCATCATCGGTAGGGATTACCACACGGAGGAAAACGTCGTTGGGTATTTCAACGCGGGTGATCGTGCGAAGTTCTTCGGCAAATTCGGCGCATTCTGGGGCGGACTAGCCGGATTACTGTTTGGTTCGGCCATGTTGTTTATACCTGTCGTCGGACATGTCGTCATCCTTGGGCCTTTGGCCGCCACCTTGGTCGGCGGTCTGGAAGGCGCCGCCCTCGGCGGCGGCGCGGGCGCGCTAATCGGCGCTTTGTCAGCGCTGGGCATCCCTAAGGATTCGGTGCTGCGCTACGAAACCGCCGTCAAAGCGAACAAGTTTCTGGTCGTCGTCCATGGCGGAGGCGATGCCGTCCAACGCGCTCGCGACGTGCTCGCGACCGCTGGTAGCTCCGATGTCCAAATGCATCCCGGAACCACCTGATTGTGAATTTCTGTGATCCTTAACTCATTAATTTTCAAAAGGAGGCTTTAAATGAACATTCGTAAGACCCTGCTTGCCTTAACCAGCATTACCGTTGTCTCTCTATCGCTCGTCGCCGTGGCGGTGGAGAAGAATGCCAACGAACGTACATTCATACGGCTATCGGAAGATGGCGCTAAAGCGGCCCGCACGATTTCGCTGGCGCGCGTCGCCATTTTCGATGGGCAAACC includes these proteins:
- a CDS encoding efflux RND transporter periplasmic adaptor subunit, producing MSEPTDTSAAALARRRARALTFIALVVVLAAVAFIAWWWLIARWRATTDDAYTGADMAQISALTSGMVKAIYVQTGQQVQQGDVLVELDDSDARIALAQAEADLAKAVRGARGLASSALAAQAGVTQRQSDTEAARAQLQAAETALAKAQSDLARQTDLADQGFVSKETLISFRAIAQTAQANRDAAASTLAAALASAGQAREQARAAQAQVNGGPIPTQPDVALAAASVRQAALALARTRVLAPMDGVAGPRDVQLGERVAPGTPIMSIAPLSQVWVDANFKETELAALRVGQPVALTADAFGSGVIYRGKVAGVSPATGSVLSLLPAQNATGNWIKVVQRVPVRIWLEPERLATHPLQVGLSMNVTVDLHDQSGPRLGLLPQAAQPAHTTIYDGAAREADARVAAVIAANVGR
- a CDS encoding general stress protein, which translates into the protein MSKIDTAVAVYDAREQAEEAVRELAKSGFDMKTISIIGRDYHTEENVVGYFNAGDRAKFFGKFGAFWGGLAGLLFGSAMLFIPVVGHVVILGPLAATLVGGLEGAALGGGAGALIGALSALGIPKDSVLRYETAVKANKFLVVVHGGGDAVQRARDVLATAGSSDVQMHPGTT